ACCCACGCCAACCTGGTATTCACATTATTAGATGTGATTCATATCCATTTTTATAGTTTTTTTTCTTCTATAACTGATAGCTCTTTCTAAAAAAATTGCAGTGCCTGTAAGGATCGTGGACCCGTCAAAAGACTTGAACTCTTACGGGCTTGGAAACGTTGACTGGAAAGAAAGAGTTGAAGGCTGGAAGCTGAAACAGGAGAAGAATATGTTACAGATGACTGGCAAATATCATGAAGGGAAAGGAGGAGAGATTGAAGGGACTGGTTCCAATGGCGAAGAACTCCAAATGTAAGTTGAACTACTAGATCCAGTGTCTTTCTTTCTTTATTTATATGCTCTAGTTTCGTGTGTGTGTGTTTTTTTTTTTTTGGTTTCCTTCCACCCAATTATGGATCTCGTGCTTACAGGGCTGATGACTCGCGACTTCCTATGAGCCGTATTGTGCCTATCCCGCCTTCTCATCTGACACCTTATCGGGTTGTGATTATTCTCCGGCTTATCATCTTGGGATTCTTCTTGCAATACCGTACAACTCACCCTGTGAAAGATGCGTACCCGTTGTGGTTGACCTCAGTCATCTGTGAGATCTGGTTTGCATTCTCTTGGCTTCTTGATCAGTTTCCCAAATGGTACCCCATTAACAGAGAGACTTATCTTGACCGTCTCGCTATAAGGTTGGTCTCTAGGTCTATGCATCCCACTCTTTATCTTATTTTTTTGTGTGCTAATTTGATACCTTCTTCCAAAGTTCTTTTATAGATAACTTTCTCAGTCTCATTTTAGACAATGATGCATATCAATATCATTTAAAAATGGTTGTGATTAACATTTTAGTATAAAAGATACCTTATGTAAAGTTTCTGAATAGTTTATGATTGAATCATCCCTGATGAAGTTTTTTTTTTGAAAATAGAGCTTTGTTATTTTACTGACTATATTTAATTGTTTGCCTATTGCAGATATGACCGAGACGGTGAACCATCACAGCTTACTCCTGTTGATGTGTTTGTTAGTACGGTGGATCCACTGAAAGAGCCTCCTCTTGTAACGGCAAACACAGTTCTCTCGATTCTTGCTGTGGACTACCCGGTGGATAAAGTAGCCTGTTACGTCTCAGACGATGGTGCAGCGATGCTTACATTCGAATCTCTTTCTGAAACTGCCGAGTTCGCAAAGAAATGGGTGCCGTTTTGCAAGAAGTTCAGCATCGAACCCAGGGCGCCTGAGTTCTATTTTGCGCAGAAGATAGATTACTTGAAGGACAAGATCCAGCCTTCTTTTGTTAAAGAGCGACGAGCTATGAAGGTCCACTTGAAGAATCCATCTGCTTCTCTCACCCATTATAGAGACTAGAGATTTGACTAATAATGTTTTGTTGGATTGTAATGTCAGAGAGAGTATGAGGAGTTTAAGGTGAGGATCAATGCACTTGTTGCTAAAGCACAGAAAGTCCCTGAAGAAGGCTGGACGATGCAGGATGGTACTCCTTGGCCTGGTAACAACACTAGAGATCATCCTGGAATGATCCAGGTACAGTGAGGCAATCCCTTAATAATGAAAGACAACAATCTCAGGACATTTTATTTATGCTGCGTCGTTTTGTTTCAATTTCAGGTGTTCTTAGGCCACAGTGGAGGTCTGGATACCGATGGAAATGAGCTGCCTAGACTCATCTATGTTTCTCGTGAAAAGCGGCCTGGATTCCAACATCACAAAAAGGCTGGAGCTATGAATGCTTTGGTTTGTTAACTTATCCTACCGTGTCCTCTATTATCCTCTCTTGTTCAATGCCTCTGATTTAGCTTCTCTTTACTATGACAGATCCGTGTTTCTGCTGTTCTTACCAATGGAGCATATCTTCTGAACGTTGACTGTGATCATTACTTCAACAACAGCAAGGCTATTAAAGAAGCCATGTGTTTCTTGATGGACCCTGCTTATGGAAAGAAGTGCTGCTATGTCCAGTTCCCACAGCGTTTCGATGGTATTGATTTGCACGATCGATATGCCAACAGGAATATTGTCTTCTTCGATGTGAGCTTCACTCCCCCGTTCACACACAGTCTTTGTTTTTTCGTTTGTTCATATTTTTGATGGGCTGACTTAGATGTTTGTTACCTTCTGCAGATTAACTTGAAGGGGTTAGATGGTATCCAAGGTCCAGTATATGTGGGTACTGGATGTTGTTTCAATAGGCAAGCTCTATATGGATATGATCCTGTCTTGACAGAGGAAGATTTACAACCAAACATCATTGTCAAGAGCTGCTGCGGCTCAAGGAAGAAAGGAAAGAACAGCAAGAAGTATAGCTATGATCAAAAAAGGAGAGGCATCAGCAGAAGTGATTCCAATGCTCCACTTTTCAACATGGACGACATCGATGAGGGTTTCGAAGGTTTGAAATGAGCTCATAGTGAAACAATTTTGAAGTGTTCATGTGATGATGATATAAACTTAACAAGTCTTGTTTATGCAGGATATGATGATGATAGGTCTATTCTAATGTCCCAGAAGAGAGTGGAGAAGCGTTTTGGTCAGTCACCAGTATTTATTGCGGCCACCTTTATGGAACAAGGTGGCATTCCACCAACAACCAATCCAGCTACTCTTCTCAAGGAGGCTATTCATGTTATAAGCTGTGGTTATGAGGACAAGACTGAATGGGGAAAAGAGGTAAGCGTTCAAATGCAGCCACAGGCTCTTCTGTTGTCTTTGTCACCTCTCTGATGACATCTTTTTTTTTTTTGGCTAGATTGGTTGGATCTATGGTTCTGTTACAGAAGATATTCTTACTGGTTTCAAGATGCACGCCCGTGGTTGGATGTCGATCTACTGCAATCCTCCACGACCTGCGTTCAAGGGATCTGCACCAATCAATCTTTCTGATCGTTTGAACCAAGTTCTTCGATGGGCGTTGGGATCTATTGAGATTCTTCTGAGTAGACATTGCCCTATCTGGTATGGCTATACAGGAAGGTTGAGACTCTTGGAGAGACTCGCTTACATCAACACCATTGTCTATCCTATCACAGCTCTCCCTCTCATTGCCTATTGTATCCTTCCAGCTTTTTGCCTCATCACCGACAAGTTCATCATACCTGAGGTTCGTGAAACAGACCACACTCTTAGTTGTTTTTGCAATGTTCATCATCTGGTTTTTAAAAGCTATAACAACATTGTTGCAGATAAGCAACTACGCGAGTATTTGGTTCATTCTTCTCTTCATCTCCATTGCTGTGACTGGAATCCTGGAGCTGAGATGGAGCGGTGTGAGCATTGAAGACTGGTGGAGAAACGAGCAGTTCTGGGTCATCGGTGGAACATCTGCTCATCTTTTTGCAGTCTTCCAAGGTCTACTCAAGGTACTTGCGGGTATCGACACTAACTTCACTGTCACATCCAAAGCCTCAGACGAAGATGGGGACTTCGCGGAGCTTTACATCTTCAAATGGACAGCTCTTCTCATCCCACCAACCACCGTCCTAGTTGTGAACCTCATTGGCATTGTGGCTGGTGTCTCTTACGCTATTAACAGCGGGTACCAGTCATGGGGTCCGCTCTTTGGGAAGCTTTTCTTCGCCTTATGGGTCATTGCCCATCTCTACCCGTTCTTGAAAGGTCTGCTTGGAAGACAGAACAGAACGCCAACCATCGTCATTGTTTGGTCTGTTCTTCTCGCCTCCATCTTTTCGTTGCTTTGGGTCAGGATCAATCCTTTTGTCTCTGTCATTCCAGCTGCCAACCCCAATGCTGTTCCAGGAGGCGTCTTTTAGACCCTTATTTTTATATACATTTTGTGTGCATATTATGGTGAAACCGAGCGGTTATGGTGATGCAGTGTTAGCTTTCTCTGTGTAGCAAGAGAGTTATGAAACTGTTGGTGGCTGTCACTGTTGTGATGATCTTATTTATTTTGGTATGTTATAGTTTTTCCAGTGGAGAAGATGTGTAAACCAAATGATACATAAGTCTACAAAAGATAATCTTTAATTCTTTTTTTTCTTATATATTTACTTTGCTTCACCTTGTTAAGACCTAAGAGTTGCACACTTCTGTAATATAAAGCTTAGTTGTTGTTTACAACAAAAAAGAAAAGAAAAGATTGTGTAACCTCTTATAATCTTATTTGAATCAAAATCAGATTAATCCAGAATCTAGAACATAATGGAAAAATGAAAATCTCTTGGAATCTCAAGTGGTGTAATAAATTTAGAACTATGAATCCTAATATACCCACCCACTGTGTTGCTCTGATAAAACCTCTAAAAATCGCCATACAACTCCAAAACTCAGTCTTCTTGGTTGATGTTTTCGACAAGTATCTTCTTGCAAGCTTCATAACACATGAATGAGATTCCAGCAGCAGGTACCAGCTTCAAGCAACTAGGTCCAAGACCTTTGTACCAACCGAGAATACCTTCATGCTCAAGTATTCTCACCAGAGCGTCCAACATGTTCTTGTACACAACTCTCCCGCTAACAGCTGCCACCTGCATATGCTTCCTAGCCACCTCGAGGGGGAAAGTGGCGGTGCTCGATAGTGCACCAGCTAAAGAACCAATCAGAAGTGTCTCAATGTTCCCAATCTTCTCTTTCCTCGAAAAACTCCGGTATGCTTTTCTTAGGGAATCATATGCAAAGTAGTTGGTAGCTGTATATGGAACAACTCCGACAAGGCTAGGAGCAAGACCCCTGTAGAGTTCTGTGGGTCCTTCCTCGCGTATAATTTTTGACAAATGCATCGAAAATTAGCCCAGGAACGAATGACCAAGACTGCCCAAAGGAGGAGCAAGCAATGGGTTTGTCCACAAAGGTACAGTTAGTTCAATCTTTAATGACAATGCAAGGTCATATGATCTTGAGACAAATCTAGCCGCACCCCATATGAGGAGGGTTTCATTTTTAGTGCAACACTCTGAGAAAAGGACCTGTGCATGAAACATTCTAAATCAACCAGATGGTTCAATATCACCTTATTACATAAAGCACTAGTCTAATAAGGTCCTGATTTCCGATATTAGTATTTTTTTTTAACAAGATGGCATAGGCATAACAGCATACTGAGACACAAAGCCCTTTCATGGTTAGAATATCTTTCCCATTTTGCAAAATTTTGAACTCGAGTTAGGAGGACTAAATTGATTTAATGGAAGAGCACGGATAAAACAGCAAATCATTTGAATCCATAAATTACATAGTTTACCGAAAATGTCAATGCATACTGGTTTTTGGCAATAACAAAGAGAGAAAAGAAAACAAAAGGCATACACGTTGCTGTTTCTTAAGCAGGTTGTGGGCAACTTCTACGGCAGAGAAATTGTTGTGAAATGCTTCACATAGAGAGCGTCACGGTAACTTCCATCTAATATGCTTTTTGGAGACCAAAGTGAGGTTCCAAATGTGAGCATGTAATCAACAGTCTCGAATAGAACATTGCAACCCCTCTCCTTAAGAGCTTTAACAACACTATCAAACAAAGCATCTTTGAAGGGTTTCGAGATTACCAAAATATTAAATTGTCCATGATGTGGCAAGCTAATCATGTCCAGTGACATGAGAGTGATTTTTTCCATTTCATCATATTTAGGTACGCATCTCACCCTCAGTCCAGAGTTTCGATAAAGCTTGATCAGATCACCAGAAAAATTGCTCTTGTCAACATAAGCACTCACTGACTCACAGTTAGGATAACCCTTCTCTCGAATAGTTGAGGAAAACAAAAACCGAAACTCATCGGGATCGGGATTGGAAGGGCAGTCGTCCAGCAAACCAGTACATGCAAAACGGTAAACCTGACAAAACAATAACAACAATACAATTTCAATAAAGTAATACTAGAAATCTAATATGTACAAACAGTTTCTCACTTACATTGAAGCATTTGGCTTTGGATCAGGTCTGCGAGCTTCGGACAAGAAGACGTGTGTCGGCCAACTATGAAAATTGTAATTGTGGTTATACAAAGAAGGCAGTCCATTGGAAAACTCCTCTTTGCTGACAGTATCATTTATACTTGGCCAAATGAATACGGGAGGGCGGCTGCGATGACTCAGTTTGAATACAAAAACATTGTAGTTTCTGTATAGCAAAGATTCAAGGGCACTGTATACAACCAATAGAATACAACCAATGTTCTTGGTTGAAAAAAGGTAGCAGGATTTTCCATCGCCCACAAAACAATGTCCACTGGCATAATATGAGCTCGTGGGGGATTGATGATGATTCCGTCATTCTTAAACCAATCAACCCATTTTTCCTCCAAACCAACACCAGCCATGGCTGTAAACTCACCACCAAAACCCAACATGCGCATGCGATAACGAATAGCATGCGGGCTAATGTAACTAGGGTTGTCCAAGAAGACACATGGCGGCTCTGTGATATTACCAAAGCGCATGGAGGAGGTGTCGAGAGGAGGAAAATAATAATCAAGAGGCGGCTCTTCTAATAGGCTGTTGTACTCTTCCAAGTAATAGGCTTGTGTAAAGACTTTTGAAGTCTACAAGTACTAAGCTTCTGATCGATGATGAGGGATCATGAGGTGTTGCTACGCCCATAACATTGCAAAAATCGTCGTGCATCTCTTCCAGAAAAGTGAGGAAAACAGATCCCTTTTTAATCTTGCCAACAAATTTGGTGTTTCGTTACCCATATCAAGTTCCCACAACGCAATGTCCAATAACATAAAAACGATCCCTCTCTCGTTGATGAGTAATGATGGTGATTCCGGCCTTATCATAGGCTGATTTATCCAGGACTAATGAGGTTTCCGAGTCAACGTAAGCCATGATTGACAAATCACCATCACCGAGGAAGACCACTAGGAAACGGCAAATCAACCACGTCCCAGAAGACTCGAGTTCGAGTGGGTGAATCAAGCTTACCGGGCATAGTTTGGGCTGGGATCAGAATATATTATTAAGGGTTATTAATAACAGAGCAACTACTGATCCTTCCGTATTTATACCTCAATCGATTAGGCTTTTATTGAC
This sequence is a window from Brassica oleracea var. oleracea cultivar TO1000 chromosome C1, BOL, whole genome shotgun sequence. Protein-coding genes within it:
- the LOC106329177 gene encoding adenine nucleotide transporter BT1, chloroplastic/mitochondrial-like — protein: MHLSKIIREEGPTELYRGLAPSLVGVVPYTATNYFAYDSLRKAYRSFSRKEKIGNIETLLIGSLAGALSSTATFPLEVARKHMQVAAVSGRVVYKNMLDALVRILEHEGILGWYKGLGPSCLKLVPAAGISFMCYEACKKILVENINQED
- the LOC106303953 gene encoding cellulose synthase A catalytic subunit 1 [UDP-forming]; this translates as MEASSGLVAGSYRRNELVRIRHESDGGSKPLKNMDREICQICGDHAGLTETGDLFVACNECAFPVCRPCYEYERKDGTQCCPHCKTRYRRLRGSPRVEGDEDEDDVDDIENEFSYAQGGANKPRRREEFSSSSRHDSQPIPLLTHGHGVSGEIRTPDTQSVRTTSGPLGPGDRNAISSPYIDPRQPVPVRIVDPSKDLNSYGLGNVDWKERVEGWKLKQEKNMLQMTGKYHEGKGGEIEGTGSNGEELQMADDSRLPMSRIVPIPPSHLTPYRVVIILRLIILGFFLQYRTTHPVKDAYPLWLTSVICEIWFAFSWLLDQFPKWYPINRETYLDRLAIRYDRDGEPSQLTPVDVFVSTVDPLKEPPLVTANTVLSILAVDYPVDKVACYVSDDGAAMLTFESLSETAEFAKKWVPFCKKFSIEPRAPEFYFAQKIDYLKDKIQPSFVKERRAMKREYEEFKVRINALVAKAQKVPEEGWTMQDGTPWPGNNTRDHPGMIQVFLGHSGGLDTDGNELPRLIYVSREKRPGFQHHKKAGAMNALIRVSAVLTNGAYLLNVDCDHYFNNSKAIKEAMCFLMDPAYGKKCCYVQFPQRFDGIDLHDRYANRNIVFFDINLKGLDGIQGPVYVGTGCCFNRQALYGYDPVLTEEDLQPNIIVKSCCGSRKKGKNSKKYSYDQKRRGISRSDSNAPLFNMDDIDEGFEGYDDDRSILMSQKRVEKRFGQSPVFIAATFMEQGGIPPTTNPATLLKEAIHVISCGYEDKTEWGKEIGWIYGSVTEDILTGFKMHARGWMSIYCNPPRPAFKGSAPINLSDRLNQVLRWALGSIEILLSRHCPIWYGYTGRLRLLERLAYINTIVYPITALPLIAYCILPAFCLITDKFIIPEISNYASIWFILLFISIAVTGILELRWSGVSIEDWWRNEQFWVIGGTSAHLFAVFQGLLKVLAGIDTNFTVTSKASDEDGDFAELYIFKWTALLIPPTTVLVVNLIGIVAGVSYAINSGYQSWGPLFGKLFFALWVIAHLYPFLKGLLGRQNRTPTIVIVWSVLLASIFSLLWVRINPFVSVIPAANPNAVPGGVF